One stretch of Stanieria cyanosphaera PCC 7437 DNA includes these proteins:
- a CDS encoding glutaredoxin family protein — translation MNSAILKKEKVRLYRMSTPEHECPWGLKAVNLLQEKGIEFEDHKLKSKEETEAFKAKHNVQTTPQIFFGEERIGGYTDLAEKLDVEAEGAEYSYTPVIAVFSSAGLMALATAMGLTGFMGFSLSLLATLKLMDIESFAESFEKYDLITQKIKPYAKIYPFAELAIALGFLSGVAPIATGITSLFIGVSGGISVIKAVYIDKLALNCACVGGNSKAPLGIVSFTENAIMAIMGGVLLFNTFTGEAETTKIKEAEPAAIVRLQEAVK, via the coding sequence ATGAACAGTGCAATCTTAAAAAAAGAAAAAGTAAGATTATATCGAATGTCTACCCCCGAACACGAATGTCCTTGGGGATTGAAAGCGGTGAATTTGCTCCAAGAAAAAGGCATCGAATTTGAAGACCATAAACTAAAATCGAAAGAAGAAACCGAAGCTTTTAAAGCCAAGCATAACGTTCAAACTACACCTCAAATATTCTTCGGCGAAGAGAGAATTGGCGGATATACCGATTTAGCTGAAAAACTAGATGTAGAAGCTGAAGGAGCAGAATATTCTTACACTCCCGTAATTGCCGTTTTTTCTAGTGCAGGACTAATGGCTTTGGCTACTGCGATGGGACTGACTGGGTTTATGGGCTTTTCCCTATCTCTGCTGGCTACCCTCAAGTTAATGGATATCGAATCTTTTGCCGAGAGTTTTGAGAAATACGACCTGATAACCCAGAAAATCAAACCTTACGCCAAAATATATCCTTTTGCCGAACTTGCGATCGCTCTAGGATTCCTCTCTGGGGTTGCTCCAATAGCTACAGGTATTACTTCCTTATTCATTGGTGTTAGTGGCGGAATCTCGGTGATAAAAGCTGTCTATATCGACAAATTAGCCCTCAACTGTGCTTGTGTGGGCGGTAATTCCAAAGCACCTTTAGGTATTGTCAGCTTCACCGAAAATGCGATTATGGCAATTATGGGCGGTGTGTTGCTATTCAATACTTTTACAGGAGAAGCTGAAACAACCAAAATCAAAGAAGCCGAACCTGCTGCGATCGTTCGCTTACAAGAGGCTGTTAAATAG